A genomic stretch from Phoenix dactylifera cultivar Barhee BC4 unplaced genomic scaffold, palm_55x_up_171113_PBpolish2nd_filt_p 001497F, whole genome shotgun sequence includes:
- the LOC103717386 gene encoding uncharacterized protein LOC103717386, translating into MASYLSHLASPERDAVDAIVSQAIDLCTLEQVAALNTSHLSDSSLLPGDLESRFRKLKSFPGANPQHPQQQSRIPPRHLDQGKENIPRSLNRCESVPNPSIDSGEPEEKKPPEEAETSSSPPPKPEAEKDSKKPEPATGFASSPSISLASPRDSPSPPRGRCCFVLSPKRVQRRKGKSGDWGRSDDLLSDMGTFSMKEQRRKLKKALKEQEKASREAEKMVELVKHASARMNVAAIDELLSDDEEELK; encoded by the coding sequence ATGGCCTCATACCTCTCCCACCTCGCCTCCCCAGAGCGCGACGCCGTCGATGCCATCGTCTCCCAGGCCATCGATCTCTGCACTCTCGAGCAGGTCGCAGCCCTCAACACCTCCCACCTCTCCGACTCCTCTCTCCTCCCCGGCGACCTCGAATCCCGCTTCCGAAAGCTCAAATCTTTCCCCGGAGCCAATCCCCAGCATCCGCAGCAGCAGTCGAGAATCCCTCCTCGACACCTCGATCAAGGGAAGGAGAACATACCCCGAAGCTTGAACCGTTGCGAGAGCGTCCCCAACCCATCAATCGATTCCGGCGAGCCAGAGGAGAAGAAGCCGCCCGAAGAAGCCgagacctcttcttctcctcccccgaAACCAGAGGCCGAGAAGGATTCAAAAAAGCCGGAGCCAGCAACTGGGTTTGCCTCGTCGCCTTCGATATCACTCGCTTCTCCGAGAGACTCTCCGTCGCCGCCGCGGGGAAGGTGCTGCTTCGTGTTGTCGCCGAAGAGGGTGCAGCGGAGAAAGGGGAAGAGTGGGGATTGGGGCAGGAGCGACGACCTTCTCTCGGACATGGGCACGTTCTCGATGAAGGAGCAGCGGCGGAAGCTGAAGAAGGCGCTCAAGGAGCAGGAGAAGGCGAGCCGGGAGGCGGAGAAGATGGTGGAGTTGGTCAAGCACGCGTCGGCGAGGATGAATGTGGCCGCCATCGATGAGTTGCTGAGCGACGACGAAGAAGAGCTCAAGTGA
- the LOC120103652 gene encoding DNA polymerase delta subunit 4-like, whose translation MASAGGIRGFYREKKKGGVTKPSPKPYSTADPACSPVLKSAHVQGQEKEAEERLREFDMDMRYGPCLGLTRTERWNRAAVMGLNPSPDVEAILLKCSSSAALECLWEGRV comes from the exons ATGGCATCGGCCGGTGGAATCAGGGGCTTCtaccgggagaagaagaagggcggAGTGACCAAGCCCTCCCCCAAGCCGTATTCCACTGCCGATCCGGCCTGCTCTCCCGTCCTCAAGTCCGCCCATGTCCAAG GGCAAGAGAAGGAGGCGGAGGAGAGGCTGCGGGAGTTCGACATGGACATGAGGTACGGGCCCTGCCTGGGCCTCACTCGGACGGAGCGCTGGAACCGGGCGGCCGTCATGGGACTCAACCCCTCGCCCGACGTGGAGGCCATCCTGCTCAAgtgctcctcctccgccgccctcGAGTGCCTCTGGGAGGGCCGCGTCTGA